A stretch of DNA from Telopea speciosissima isolate NSW1024214 ecotype Mountain lineage chromosome 5, Tspe_v1, whole genome shotgun sequence:
CCGTGCTTGCCTCATCTTTCCCTCCATCCACCTCCACCTTCGCTCTTAACCTCATGCCCACCATGACTTCTATAGTTGGGTTCCTTGCAGACAGAGACAACCCGTCTCGTATCGATCACCAATACGTAGTGTTAGGGAACTCCACTGGTGTCAAGGATCCCAAGGGTTATGTCTACACAAACATGCTTGACGCCCAAATTGATGCTGTCAGATCTGCCATTAACACTCTAGGGTTTGGGAATCGCTCGATTGAAATCACTGTATAGGAGTCAGATTGGCTGTCAAAGGGAGAATCAGGCGATACCGCTGCTACCCCAGAGAACGCCAAGACTTACAATACTAGATTGATCGAATGAGGAGACTCGAATAGAGGGACACCCATGAGGCCTAAGGATGTGGTGGAGGtgtttgtgtttgctttgttcaaTGAGAACCAGAAGGAAGGTGGGGTAATGATCGAGTcgttgaaccaataaaaaataaacctaactaaacactaatATAGTGGAAAGTACGGATATCGAACTACGGGGAACAGAGGCTAAGTTGCACAAAATTGAATCAAGTCTAAGGTGAAActaaaaatgcaaattaattaaattaaagctaacactagcaactgattaaatcaaataaaagatggtgaaaaaatactgtttttaggttgaatcaactttaattcagattcatcattcaaactctctcatattcggctcatggcgactacaagtcccatgacaaccacagaaaatagggtcccttctaggtataaagtatcttggcAAATTGTTGTCTGATCGCTACAATGAATcgaaagttcaaagaactcgggtacgcacaatccactcaggtataccgtatcatcgatacgaccacatgaatcaattcaatactattgcTTGGTAAGTTAAATTGAATGACAGAAACAAATTACCCTAACTAGATGTACacatgattacacaaaaatcacaatgagatacctaagtcttttccaagcaatcaataataaaagagaataaataattaaatcatccttaaagtatcatcttcccaaaaacagcagcaagtttagttactcatttaacataaatgaaataaagagaagttagggatacaagccaaagaattagagggaacaagagagtagaagcaatggcagcaatgaCGATGGTAGAagctcttcctctcctcttcttcttcttcttcttcttcttcttctcccaaaaccGCAGAGCTAGGCTCCTCTCAAAAAACTCAGAACGAactcccctctttttttttctcttgttgaATATATATCCCCTTTTTAATTCTCCCCCCTTCCTTTTGAAATCCAATCCGTCtcccttattttttaaatcCATCCCTCTTATTTAGGGGAGAAGTGATATggattttgaaataaaaaaaaccaaaaaaataatccaaGGGAATTGGGTTCGACaaggagagtaagagagagggagagaacgtgtgagatgggagagatggagagaacgTGTGAGATGGGATGActtaaaaaaaggtaaaaagatgtttaagagtttttgaattaacaaactagaaggagagagagagagagagagatttacatGGGAAtagatttctcttttctttcttttattttattttatttttcttcacacTTCCCAACTTTGCCATAATCCCTCCTTTCTTGACATGAATCGATtcgacccaagaattaaatgttaaccatttaatttttctgatgcaatgagtccaatatcgatttttcttgaaaaatcttctctttgtcaaattatgataatgcccttgagatgaCGATTTGCACACATGTGGATCCTTGACCCAGCTAGTACACATCCAAAATCGACTAAAGGGGCTGATTCTATCACTAATTCATGTTTTTCTCCTTCCAAGCCTGcaatcatagaaatcacataACAATATCAAATacttcataaatattcaaataaaaaccataaataaatagtgatttctatcTAAGATTCCAGCCCAATCACACTCCCCAACTTAGCCTTTTGCTCGTCCTCGAGtgaaagagaataaagaaaataactgaCTCGACTATCTGGTTCATAAACAGTCTATCTACagatgatacattcaaagagataatgacagtttaCTATTGCACATCAACTCATAGGATGCTTGGCTCAAGGAAACACAAGATCTAAGCAATGAACTAGGACTTCTCCTAAGCCATCAAGTGCTCACTTTATGCTTTTTCAACCCACTAGTTCACCATGAATTGTGACATCTAAACCTTTTACAAATGCACATGCTAGTTCGTGTAACACCTCATCATCAATGTAGCTCACTTACTTTTCTCTCAaaacatttttctctctttcatttttttttttattcttacatgattctcagatccgtgcaatgttctggccttttaagctttctagaaggctcatgtaacgagctttaagccaaccactcccaagccagatgactttaggggattgagtgtgaaacactcatcgggcttactcactcgaaccaaaaaggctaTAAGCCCAAACTAgattcaagaatactagtaataataacctaactGGTCACTCTAACCATTTTACGCGAGACTCcgggcttgtggcctagatgccccggttactaagttaaagcaacagaactaaactctcattaattattattttttttttcaaagaaagaggATGCAAACACAACTAAGCAGTGTTCTGCCTAAACATTTAAAATATCACAAACCGGGTAGACCTATGTGTTTAGAAGCATTAAGCAAGCTCACAAATGACAGTAAGAgaaataaaggttcaatacttaACATAGTGTTGAATTAATTTTCTCACAACCTAGAGTAAAATGCACTGTAAAGTAAAAGTATCATTATAAAAATGAATGCATGAAAGTTTTTCAAGAATGTAGATGAACCAGAGAGTCATATGCAGAAAATTTTTCACGATCCTCCCTCCTCAACTTAAACAGCATTGTCCCCAATGACTAGAAATAACAAAAAGAGAACAATATGAAAAACAAAGGATGAGGAATGAAACAACCTGGGGTGTGGGTGTACGGCAATGAGTGAAATCACTGGAGATAACAACACAATGAGACTTTAACTCTGCTTCGGGAGATGGCTCTACAAAATAAATCATAAAACACCAAACAAcgtaaaaaggaaaacaacaaatGTTGTAAATAAAGGAAACGTGGGCTGCCTCCCAAGAGTGCTAAGTTTTACGTCTTCAGCCAGACGACAGTAAAGCTCAGGGTAGTCCATTAGAAGCATAATCATAGTCTACATCCACTAGGTCTAAAGACTCAATTAATTGGCCATCAGTAAGGCCATCAACAGAGGGTTTCAGTCTTTGACCGTTAATCTTGAAGGTTTTCCCGTTCTGTGGATTCATGATCTCAATAGCACCATGAGGTGCAACAGAAACAACCACAAAAGGCCCatcccaccgagatctcaatTTCCCTGGGAATAAAcgcaatttagaattaaagagccAAACACGCTGATTAGGCACAAAGGACTTCTGAACTATGTGTTTATCATGAAACGCCTTAGTTCGGTCCTTATAGATGCATGAGCTCTCATAGGCATCATTG
This window harbors:
- the LOC122662898 gene encoding uncharacterized protein LOC122662898 — protein: MTQAGSTRRLQLSELEELCNDAYESSCIYKDRTKAFHDKHIVQKSFVPNQRVWLFNSKLRLFPGKLRSRWDGPFVVVSVAPHGAIEIMNPQNGKTFKINGQRLKPSVDGLTDGQLIESLDLVDVDYDYASNGLP